The following proteins are encoded in a genomic region of Phycisphaerae bacterium:
- a CDS encoding adenylyltransferase/cytidyltransferase family protein produces the protein MHQPVQRKVVTLEALLSALRAPRAAGRTVVHCHGCFDIVHPGHIRYLQFARELGDILVVSLTGDAKIAKGPDRPYIPEELRAENVAALEFVDWVVIDPHATACDLLARLRPDIYVKGREYAQATDPRFQRERQIVEGYGGRVAFHSGEVVFSSTRLLESMRDDQQLDEQRLQTLCQRAGITVDVVRRAIARCAGLRVVVIGDLLREQYVFCDAGAADDAPVLAAQRLGGAAYWGGAAAVALQLRALGAVPTLIAAVGRDVARPRVSEELGDFGVTCRLLPERPGLIERTTFIADDAKLFKLTDGSSAPLDSAAEKRAAAVLGECLTGADVLLWCDHGFGMVSPGLLATGMIAACQGRLFVAGYAAGQRGQLLGLTGAHLLTATERQVREALHDMASGLPAVVSNLLNLTHGQTALVSLRKRGVLGFDAGGDRTGHAAGESSAWRERLRSEFVPTFARHAVDLLGAEEAVLAAAALVLAGGGTLSLATYIAAAAESLAVSYSGGNPPNAAALLALLERRPELQVGGHCVPDRRPHTPVEEPPVCVPRD, from the coding sequence GTGCATCAGCCTGTACAACGCAAGGTCGTGACGCTGGAGGCGCTGCTGAGCGCCCTGCGCGCGCCGCGTGCTGCCGGCCGCACGGTGGTGCACTGCCACGGGTGCTTCGACATCGTGCACCCAGGCCACATCCGCTATCTCCAATTCGCGCGTGAACTCGGCGACATCCTGGTGGTGTCCCTGACCGGCGATGCGAAGATCGCGAAAGGACCCGACCGTCCGTACATCCCGGAAGAGTTGCGGGCGGAGAACGTGGCCGCGCTGGAGTTCGTGGACTGGGTGGTGATTGACCCGCATGCGACGGCGTGCGACCTGCTGGCGCGCCTCCGCCCGGACATCTACGTCAAGGGCCGCGAATACGCCCAGGCCACCGATCCGCGCTTCCAACGCGAACGCCAGATCGTGGAAGGCTACGGCGGGCGCGTGGCGTTTCACAGCGGCGAAGTGGTCTTCAGTTCGACGCGCCTGCTCGAAAGCATGCGCGACGACCAGCAACTGGACGAGCAGCGCCTCCAGACCCTCTGCCAGCGGGCAGGGATCACGGTGGATGTGGTCCGCCGCGCCATCGCGCGCTGCGCGGGGCTGCGCGTGGTCGTGATCGGCGACCTGTTGCGCGAGCAGTACGTGTTCTGTGACGCCGGCGCGGCGGACGACGCGCCGGTGCTGGCGGCACAGCGGCTGGGCGGGGCGGCGTACTGGGGCGGGGCGGCGGCGGTCGCGTTGCAACTGCGGGCGCTGGGTGCCGTGCCGACCCTGATCGCGGCCGTCGGGCGGGATGTCGCCAGGCCGCGCGTGTCCGAAGAGCTCGGCGATTTCGGCGTCACCTGTCGACTGCTGCCGGAGCGGCCTGGGCTTATCGAGCGCACGACGTTCATTGCCGATGATGCCAAGCTCTTCAAGCTCACGGACGGATCGAGTGCGCCGCTGGACAGCGCCGCGGAAAAGCGCGCGGCGGCCGTGCTCGGCGAGTGCCTGACGGGGGCGGATGTACTCCTGTGGTGCGACCACGGGTTCGGCATGGTCAGCCCCGGACTGCTGGCGACCGGGATGATCGCGGCCTGCCAGGGCCGCCTGTTCGTGGCCGGCTACGCGGCGGGGCAGCGCGGGCAGTTGCTCGGGCTGACGGGGGCGCACCTGCTGACCGCGACGGAGCGGCAGGTCCGCGAGGCGCTGCACGACATGGCGTCCGGGCTGCCGGCCGTTGTCTCCAACCTGCTCAATCTGACGCATGGACAGACCGCGCTGGTGTCGCTGCGGAAGCGCGGCGTGCTGGGTTTTGACGCGGGCGGCGATCGAACGGGCCACGCTGCCGGCGAGTCAAGTGCGTGGCGCGAGCGCCTGCGCAGCGAGTTCGTGCCGACGTTCGCGCGCCACGCCGTTGATCTGCTGGGTGCGGAAGAGGCCGTCCTGGCCGCGGCGGCCCTGGTGCTGGCCGGCGGCGGCACGCTGTCGCTCGCGACGTATATCGCCGCTGCGGCGGAATCGCTGGCGGTCAGCTACAGTGGGGGCAACCCACCGAACGCCGCGGCCTTGCTGGCGCTATTGGAACGGCGTCCGGAGTTGCAGGTCGGCGGACATTGCGTGCCCGACCGGCGGCCGCACACGCCGGTTGAGGAACCTCCCGTATGCGTGCCCCGCGACTGA
- the tadA gene encoding Flp pilus assembly complex ATPase component TadA — protein MPIGEALVAKGLITAEQLKEALAQRTSPAERIDQVLIRQELVSERDVLAVFSEQLMIPVVELREEDIDKEVLSLIPSRLVHKYGLMPLSRNGKGVRIATSDPYNMYALDEVRTCINQAVEPVLATRTEIHKLIRAFYGVGGEVLQEMVQDAGELEIIDETKLESADLDVQMAQEASVIKLVNEILIEAIDQRASDIHFEPFENDFQVRYRIDGVLHVANVPPEIRRFQNAIISRIKILSNLNIAERRLPQDGGFKIKAHGREIDLRVSIITMAFGEGIVLRILDRTSVKLDLPTLGMEGKTYEMFQDLISRPHGILLVTGPTGSGKTTTLYAALREIVSDELKILTIEDPVEYYLGGVNQTQILPKIGLTFARALRSFLRHDPDVILVGEIRDKETAEVAINASLTGHLVFSTLHTNDAVTATTRLLDMGVEPFLVSSSLEAVLAQRLVRLICKHCKEEYLPDNPAKLPPDFKYQRGEKLFRGKGCKECRNTGFSGRRALYELLVMDDELREMVLNQASASQLQTVACEHGLVLMRDVGWELCRRGFTTPQEVLRVTKV, from the coding sequence ATGCCGATCGGGGAAGCACTCGTCGCCAAGGGTTTGATCACGGCTGAGCAGCTCAAGGAGGCACTCGCACAGCGAACGTCGCCCGCCGAGCGGATCGACCAGGTGCTGATCCGCCAGGAGCTGGTGAGCGAGCGCGACGTGCTGGCGGTCTTCAGCGAGCAGCTCATGATCCCGGTGGTCGAGCTGCGCGAAGAGGACATCGACAAGGAGGTCCTCTCGCTGATCCCCAGCCGGCTCGTGCACAAGTACGGGCTGATGCCGCTGTCACGGAATGGCAAGGGCGTGCGGATCGCGACCTCCGACCCGTATAACATGTACGCCCTCGACGAGGTGCGCACCTGCATCAACCAGGCGGTCGAGCCCGTCCTCGCCACCCGGACCGAAATCCACAAGCTCATCCGCGCGTTCTACGGCGTCGGCGGCGAAGTGTTGCAGGAGATGGTCCAGGACGCCGGCGAACTCGAGATCATCGACGAAACCAAGCTCGAGTCTGCCGACCTCGACGTACAGATGGCCCAGGAGGCCTCGGTCATCAAGCTGGTGAACGAGATCCTGATCGAGGCCATTGACCAGCGGGCCAGCGACATCCACTTCGAGCCGTTCGAGAACGACTTCCAGGTGCGCTATCGCATCGATGGCGTGCTGCATGTTGCGAACGTGCCGCCGGAAATCCGCCGGTTCCAGAACGCGATCATCAGCCGCATCAAGATCCTGTCGAACCTGAACATCGCCGAGCGGCGGTTGCCACAGGACGGCGGCTTCAAGATCAAGGCCCACGGGCGCGAAATCGACTTGCGCGTGAGCATCATCACGATGGCCTTCGGCGAAGGCATCGTGCTGCGTATCCTCGACCGTACGTCGGTGAAGCTCGACCTGCCCACGCTGGGCATGGAAGGCAAGACGTACGAGATGTTCCAGGACCTGATCAGTCGTCCCCACGGCATCCTGCTCGTGACCGGACCGACGGGCTCCGGCAAGACGACGACACTCTACGCAGCGCTGCGCGAGATTGTCAGCGACGAGCTGAAGATCCTGACGATCGAGGACCCGGTCGAGTACTATCTGGGGGGCGTCAACCAGACGCAGATTCTTCCGAAGATCGGGCTGACCTTCGCCCGCGCGCTGCGCAGCTTCCTGCGGCACGACCCGGACGTCATCCTGGTGGGCGAAATTCGTGACAAGGAGACGGCCGAGGTCGCGATCAACGCGTCGCTGACGGGCCACCTGGTGTTCAGCACGCTGCACACCAACGACGCCGTGACCGCGACGACGCGCTTGCTGGACATGGGCGTCGAGCCGTTCCTGGTGTCAAGCTCGTTGGAGGCCGTGCTGGCCCAGCGCCTGGTGCGCCTGATCTGCAAGCACTGCAAGGAGGAGTATCTGCCGGACAACCCGGCGAAGCTGCCGCCGGACTTCAAGTACCAGCGCGGCGAGAAGCTCTTCCGGGGCAAGGGCTGCAAGGAATGCCGCAACACCGGCTTCAGCGGTCGGCGGGCGCTGTACGAACTGCTTGTGATGGACGACGAGCTGCGTGAGATGGTTCTGAACCAGGCATCCGCATCGCAGCTGCAGACCGTCGCCTGTGAGCATGGGCTGGTGCTGATGCGCGACGTTGGCTGGGAGCTGTGCCGCCGCGGATTCACGACGCCCCAGGAAGTGCTGCGCGTAACGAAGGTCTAG
- a CDS encoding B12-binding domain-containing radical SAM protein translates to MRIGLISTYTHPFALGLRYVSSYLKTMGHDVSVCFMSSHRDTTAPDFSAAALADLVERLRPCALIGLSLMTNTFRRAQFLTEHLRNAGLRAPIVWGGTHPTVAPEECLEIADAVCVGEGEEAALQLAERFEAGRDPTGVAGWWFRAGGAFGNAQAIRNALGPLETRLDDLPFPDYELDTHWVGERQGLVPATPANLRGALQTLRVLTARGCPYHCAFCNNAALRRIHEGCGRWVRTRSLENVLAEIRLARRCFPMIRAINFVDDLFLVRSAAEITSFAAQYTAEIGLPLQLDVFPNTVTEAKIAALARLPIELVSMGVESASADTLQNIYQRPTSPQRIAQAVDTLARHRIRTEYHYIVSNPYEPEQNVIETMRFIASYHRGRAVLRVFPLMFYPSTPLYERARRDGLIGARHGFAYDRMGSGALQFAGHDYLGIWLRVVLNLRNIGMPRWLCRRVIDVVVSRPVRAVLDHDWFCPAVFIGYQVARKLVRNFLYQPFIKPLRYVRWPRRVQIMASGAWRVPRPNVAALRRRASAAPIPSGLRQSGPLGTELGAAAP, encoded by the coding sequence ATGCGGATCGGATTGATTTCGACCTATACGCATCCATTTGCGCTCGGCTTGCGCTACGTCTCGTCCTACCTCAAAACGATGGGACACGATGTCTCCGTCTGCTTCATGAGTTCCCACCGGGACACGACGGCGCCCGATTTCTCGGCGGCGGCGCTGGCCGATCTGGTCGAACGCCTGCGCCCATGCGCACTGATCGGCCTGAGCCTGATGACGAACACGTTTCGCCGCGCGCAGTTCCTGACCGAGCACCTCCGCAACGCGGGATTGCGCGCGCCGATCGTCTGGGGCGGCACGCACCCGACGGTGGCGCCGGAGGAATGCCTGGAAATCGCCGACGCGGTTTGCGTGGGCGAGGGCGAGGAAGCGGCGCTCCAGCTCGCCGAGCGGTTTGAGGCCGGCCGCGATCCGACTGGCGTCGCGGGCTGGTGGTTCCGCGCCGGCGGTGCGTTTGGCAATGCACAGGCGATTCGTAATGCGCTGGGGCCGTTGGAGACCCGGCTCGATGACCTACCCTTCCCCGATTACGAACTGGACACACACTGGGTGGGCGAGCGGCAGGGCCTGGTGCCAGCGACCCCCGCCAATCTGCGCGGTGCGCTGCAGACACTACGGGTCCTGACAGCGCGGGGCTGCCCGTATCACTGTGCGTTCTGCAACAACGCGGCGCTGCGCCGCATTCACGAAGGCTGCGGCCGCTGGGTGCGGACGCGCTCGCTCGAGAACGTGCTGGCGGAAATCCGGCTGGCGCGCCGGTGTTTTCCGATGATCCGCGCCATCAACTTCGTGGACGACCTGTTCCTGGTCCGTTCCGCGGCCGAGATCACGTCGTTTGCGGCGCAGTACACGGCCGAAATCGGCCTGCCGCTGCAGCTTGACGTGTTCCCCAATACGGTGACCGAGGCTAAGATCGCCGCGCTGGCTCGGCTGCCCATCGAGCTCGTCAGCATGGGCGTCGAAAGCGCGAGCGCCGACACGCTGCAGAACATCTACCAGCGCCCCACGTCCCCGCAGCGCATCGCCCAGGCCGTCGACACGCTGGCGCGCCACCGCATCCGCACGGAGTACCACTACATCGTCAGCAACCCCTATGAGCCCGAGCAGAACGTGATTGAGACGATGCGCTTCATCGCGTCGTATCATCGCGGCCGGGCCGTGTTGCGGGTGTTTCCGCTGATGTTCTATCCGAGCACGCCGCTCTATGAGCGGGCCCGGCGCGACGGCCTGATCGGGGCGCGCCACGGGTTCGCGTACGACCGCATGGGCAGCGGTGCACTGCAGTTCGCGGGTCACGACTACCTGGGAATCTGGCTCCGCGTCGTGCTGAACCTGCGGAATATCGGGATGCCGCGGTGGCTCTGTCGCCGGGTCATCGACGTGGTGGTGAGCCGGCCGGTGCGCGCGGTGCTGGATCATGACTGGTTCTGTCCGGCTGTGTTCATCGGTTACCAGGTGGCGCGCAAGCTGGTGCGGAATTTCCTGTACCAGCCGTTCATCAAGCCGCTGCGGTACGTGCGCTGGCCACGGCGTGTCCAGATCATGGCGAGCGGGGCGTGGCGTGTACCGAGGCCGAATGTCGCTGCACTACGTCGGCGGGCCTCCGCAGCGCCAATCCCAAGCGGCCTCAGGCAGTCAGGTCCACTAGGAACGGAACTCGGCGCCGCGGCGCCGTAA
- a CDS encoding insulinase family protein produces the protein MPATLLTILLAFSQTGPTPEIDRLSNGLQVIVLRDRAAPAVSVQLWYRVGTADTPPRQGDLCDRVRMVLQRRLDRSASLPFDGATLPDACYFAALVPAEKVGDTLRSLTAVVAATPIVAAEITATPSPGTLVSVDPRLVAPLLGEHAYARMWDTANPSADAANNFLRGWFVPENGCLMVIGDVQPPTIHDTARRFFGDVPWAEARQRPPSPAPTEERIELPVDSATPSGLDIAWLTPPASDDENLVLDVLMQRLCNPVDGPLCQRLTDLGCWPPRWHRATWRDAGVLQLSVDHRPDFAVAPDDVIRAVFAELERAEQVLAAEIELNRARALAVREAQLGRLDFAARALELGRCEMIGGDMLLAAWKIPRLLHVNVGDLQQAATLLRTTRTVVAPRNGAGATSQPSTRPAAVAATFPISTPTRRLTDSVTLTINSRPGVELIEVHTVPHANTEPIRALDALMAVGTTAYSVDQIRDYLTYHGLDLYPRPAGMPPGLVSRGPASHLAQMIEWHAALLRHPNATPAACSAAAAHGRGLQRRLAHQDGEDLYAPAGFIGWRAGHAPLTDAEEIRTALASLATVDSVAITIIGDVDADEACTAVREAWSDPRPPASRPSP, from the coding sequence ATGCCCGCCACCCTGCTGACCATCCTGCTAGCGTTCAGCCAGACCGGGCCGACACCGGAGATCGACCGGTTGTCGAATGGCCTGCAGGTGATCGTCCTTCGAGACCGCGCGGCACCCGCGGTTAGCGTCCAGCTCTGGTATCGCGTCGGTACTGCCGATACACCCCCGCGACAGGGTGACCTTTGCGACCGGGTGCGAATGGTCCTGCAGCGGCGGCTGGACCGCAGCGCGTCACTACCGTTCGACGGGGCTACGTTGCCCGACGCGTGCTACTTCGCCGCGCTCGTACCGGCTGAGAAGGTCGGTGACACACTCCGCAGCCTGACCGCCGTGGTCGCTGCAACTCCGATCGTTGCGGCCGAGATCACGGCCACCCCGTCACCAGGCACGCTGGTATCCGTGGACCCGCGTCTGGTCGCGCCGCTCCTTGGCGAACACGCTTATGCACGCATGTGGGACACCGCCAACCCGTCCGCCGACGCGGCCAACAACTTCCTGCGGGGCTGGTTCGTCCCAGAGAATGGCTGCCTGATGGTCATTGGCGACGTGCAGCCGCCGACAATACACGACACGGCGCGGCGATTCTTCGGCGACGTGCCCTGGGCTGAAGCCCGCCAGCGACCTCCGTCGCCGGCGCCGACCGAAGAGCGCATCGAGCTGCCCGTCGATTCGGCCACGCCCAGCGGGCTGGATATCGCGTGGCTGACCCCGCCGGCGAGCGACGACGAGAACCTCGTCCTCGACGTGCTGATGCAGCGCCTGTGCAACCCGGTCGATGGTCCCCTGTGCCAACGCCTGACGGACCTCGGCTGCTGGCCGCCGCGCTGGCACCGTGCCACGTGGCGTGATGCGGGGGTCCTGCAGCTCTCCGTGGATCACCGACCGGATTTCGCCGTCGCACCCGATGATGTCATTCGGGCAGTCTTCGCCGAGCTGGAACGGGCCGAGCAGGTGCTCGCGGCCGAGATCGAGCTCAACCGGGCGCGGGCGCTGGCGGTGCGCGAGGCCCAACTGGGCCGACTCGACTTCGCCGCGCGGGCGTTGGAGCTGGGACGCTGTGAGATGATCGGCGGGGACATGCTCCTCGCCGCCTGGAAGATCCCGCGTCTACTGCACGTCAACGTCGGCGACCTCCAGCAGGCCGCGACCCTACTCCGCACGACTCGCACAGTGGTTGCGCCGCGCAACGGAGCGGGAGCAACCAGCCAGCCCAGCACACGACCCGCCGCCGTGGCCGCCACGTTCCCCATCAGCACCCCCACCCGGAGACTCACCGACTCCGTTACACTCACAATCAATTCACGTCCGGGTGTGGAGCTGATCGAAGTGCATACCGTCCCGCACGCCAATACGGAACCTATCCGCGCGCTGGATGCGTTGATGGCCGTAGGCACGACGGCGTATTCGGTCGATCAGATTCGCGACTACCTCACGTATCACGGATTGGACCTCTATCCCCGGCCGGCGGGCATGCCGCCGGGCCTGGTCTCGCGGGGTCCGGCGTCGCACCTGGCGCAGATGATCGAATGGCACGCGGCGCTGCTCCGTCATCCTAATGCCACGCCCGCCGCCTGCTCTGCCGCCGCCGCGCACGGTCGCGGCCTGCAACGCCGACTGGCGCACCAAGACGGCGAAGACTTATACGCCCCCGCGGGCTTCATCGGCTGGCGGGCCGGCCACGCCCCGTTGACCGACGCCGAGGAGATCCGCACCGCCCTCGCGTCACTTGCCACGGTGGACTCCGTGGCGATCACCATCATCGGCGACGTGGACGCGGACGAGGCGTGCACCGCCGTCCGCGAAGCCTGGTCGGATCCGCGACCGCCTGCGTCCCGACCCTCGCCGTGA
- the serS gene encoding serine--tRNA ligase, whose product MIDIKLIRDDPELVKKAARDKNMTVDIDRILEVDRRRRALETEWNDLRYQQNQTGERIAKAPKEEKAALSKAMGQLKNRLKEIDAEREKIDADLRELMLLVPQIPDPAAPIGRDASGNIEIRRVGKPKLPADLGFEPKDHLELGLALGIIDVDRGVKIAGSRNYVLRGLGAQLHEAVLRLAWDLMLERGFLPLTVPVLVDDKLMYGTGFFPLHRDEVYLCERDGQSLVGTAEVPVTGYHSDEILDEAELPKLYFARSTCFRREAGAAGKDTRGLYRIHFFDKIEQVVVCKAEAAESEKWHNAIVANSEAMLQRLELPYRVMEVCTGDMGQGKVRMYDIETWMPSRADYGETHSASRFHDFQARRLNLRYRRSDTGKPDFCHTLNNTVIASPRILIPLLELNQNADGSVTIPTALRKYMNGVERITPAQ is encoded by the coding sequence ATGATCGACATCAAGCTGATCCGCGATGACCCCGAGCTGGTGAAGAAGGCCGCCCGCGACAAGAACATGACCGTCGATATCGACCGCATCCTCGAGGTTGATCGCCGCCGCCGGGCCCTCGAAACCGAGTGGAACGACCTGCGCTACCAGCAGAACCAGACGGGCGAGCGCATCGCAAAGGCGCCCAAGGAGGAAAAGGCCGCCCTGAGCAAGGCCATGGGCCAGCTCAAGAATCGCCTGAAGGAGATCGACGCCGAGCGCGAGAAGATCGACGCCGACCTGCGCGAGCTCATGTTGCTCGTGCCGCAAATTCCCGATCCGGCTGCACCGATCGGCCGCGACGCCTCGGGCAACATCGAAATCCGCCGCGTCGGAAAACCCAAGCTGCCGGCCGATTTGGGCTTCGAGCCGAAGGACCACCTCGAACTGGGCCTTGCGCTGGGGATCATCGACGTGGATCGCGGCGTGAAGATCGCCGGCAGCCGCAACTACGTTCTCCGCGGCCTCGGCGCGCAATTGCACGAGGCCGTGCTGCGTCTTGCATGGGACCTGATGCTCGAACGCGGGTTCCTGCCGCTGACCGTCCCGGTGCTCGTTGACGACAAGCTGATGTACGGCACCGGCTTCTTCCCGCTGCATCGCGACGAGGTCTACCTTTGCGAACGCGACGGGCAGAGCCTGGTCGGCACGGCGGAGGTACCGGTCACCGGCTATCACTCCGACGAGATTCTCGACGAGGCCGAGTTGCCGAAGCTGTACTTCGCGCGCAGCACGTGTTTTCGCCGTGAGGCCGGCGCCGCCGGCAAGGACACGCGCGGCCTGTACCGCATCCACTTCTTCGACAAGATCGAGCAGGTCGTCGTATGCAAGGCGGAGGCTGCCGAGTCAGAGAAGTGGCACAACGCAATCGTCGCGAACAGCGAGGCGATGCTGCAGCGACTGGAGCTCCCCTACCGGGTCATGGAAGTCTGCACCGGCGACATGGGCCAGGGCAAGGTGCGCATGTACGACATTGAGACGTGGATGCCGAGCCGCGCCGACTACGGCGAGACGCACAGTGCGAGCCGCTTCCATGATTTCCAGGCCCGCCGGCTGAATCTGCGGTACCGGCGCAGCGACACCGGCAAGCCGGATTTCTGCCACACGCTCAACAACACGGTGATCGCCAGCCCGCGCATCCTGATTCCGCTGCTGGAGCTGAATCAGAACGCGGATGGCAGCGTAACGATCCCCACGGCGCTGCGCAAGTACATGAACGGCGTGGAGCGCATCACGCCGGCACAATAG
- a CDS encoding glycosyltransferase family 2 protein, with amino-acid sequence MRAPRLSIVLATHNRAAVLAHTLDRLRALAPECGAHEIIVVDNASTENVGGVVAGRSNVEFVRLRHNAGSCAKAYGVQRARGALILFLDDDSYPRPGSVERMLRHFDADPRLGAAGFTVHLQDGSQECSALPHVFVGCGVGLRATALQAVGGLDASFFMQAEEYDLSFRLLRAGWKVEVCGDLAVDHLKTPHARRAERTTYYDVANNLRVIGRYLPASYVRIYRADWLDRYARLAAAQGHTRALRRGRCVGWWRGLVERPLYRRWRLRAAELEQVFAWEYVAARMGALRAVGVRRVVLADYGKNVYAFHRGARAAGIAVAALADDGHARGGVVPPYRGVPVVTVAEARALRADAWVVSNTSYVHAARRVAELERSRVPVPVYNWFPAPAALSRQVSVSVPDAEPVGAICSLSD; translated from the coding sequence ATGCGTGCCCCGCGACTGAGCATTGTCCTGGCGACTCACAACCGGGCGGCCGTCCTGGCGCACACGCTGGACCGTCTGCGGGCACTCGCGCCGGAATGCGGCGCGCATGAGATCATCGTCGTCGACAATGCGTCGACGGAGAACGTGGGGGGCGTGGTGGCGGGCCGCTCGAACGTCGAGTTCGTGCGCCTGAGGCACAACGCCGGGTCGTGTGCCAAGGCCTACGGCGTGCAGCGGGCCCGCGGGGCGCTCATCCTGTTTCTGGACGATGATTCGTATCCGCGGCCGGGGAGCGTGGAGCGGATGCTGCGGCATTTTGACGCCGACCCGCGACTCGGCGCCGCCGGCTTCACGGTGCATTTGCAGGACGGCTCGCAGGAATGCAGCGCGCTGCCGCACGTGTTTGTCGGCTGCGGCGTGGGCCTGCGGGCGACGGCGTTGCAAGCGGTAGGGGGGCTGGATGCATCGTTCTTCATGCAGGCGGAAGAGTACGATCTGAGCTTCCGCCTGCTGCGCGCGGGCTGGAAGGTCGAAGTGTGCGGAGATCTGGCGGTCGACCACTTGAAGACGCCGCACGCGCGCCGCGCGGAGCGCACCACGTACTACGACGTCGCAAACAATCTGCGCGTCATCGGTCGGTATCTGCCGGCGAGTTATGTGCGCATCTATCGGGCGGACTGGCTGGATCGCTATGCGCGGCTGGCGGCGGCGCAGGGGCACACGCGGGCGCTGCGGCGGGGCCGGTGCGTGGGGTGGTGGCGCGGGTTGGTGGAGCGGCCGCTGTATCGGCGCTGGCGGCTGAGGGCGGCGGAGTTGGAGCAGGTGTTTGCGTGGGAGTACGTGGCGGCGCGGATGGGGGCGTTGCGGGCGGTGGGTGTGCGGCGGGTAGTGCTGGCGGATTACGGGAAGAACGTCTACGCGTTCCACCGCGGGGCGCGGGCGGCGGGCATCGCGGTGGCGGCACTCGCGGACGACGGACACGCGCGTGGCGGAGTGGTGCCGCCGTACCGCGGCGTGCCGGTGGTGACAGTGGCGGAGGCGCGGGCGCTGCGCGCGGATGCGTGGGTCGTGAGCAACACATCGTACGTTCACGCGGCCCGGCGGGTGGCGGAGCTCGAACGCAGCCGGGTCCCCGTGCCGGTCTACAACTGGTTCCCGGCACCGGCAGCACTGAGCCGGCAAGTCAGCGTGTCGGTTCCCGACGCGGAGCCGGTGGGGGCCATTTGCAGCCTCAGTGATTGA
- a CDS encoding LemA family protein, with translation MPIEAVILAIGLLLAALCLWGGFRAARKRRLIADLPTSRTSGVFIGLVELKGTVESEQPLVSFLAEAPCVWYTWSIEEHWSRTVTEQYTDSQGKRQTRTRHESGWKRVADGHEQSLFYLRDDDGVIRINPAGAKVEPLEVFNATCGRGDPLYYGKGPSAAVSDSDHRRRFVEQALPLHAPLYVVGRARERSDIVAPEIAQAARTPLYLISTRSEAKVAGGLAWQFWLLGILGLIPAAGGWLLAGRAAHGVPAGPVALGLAVGGGYVGLWLLSWLWMAYNSLVGLRQRVRQAWSNVDIQLKRRNDLIPNLVRVVEGLRDYERTVQTELAALRSQLAATAPGQPGPDPAGCAVRLRTIVECYPELNGDEAFLSLQRSVVETEQRISLARGYFNEVATFYNTRLQTVPDRCVAALAGLRPQPLIAASDFERAVPAVNLAPVMTAQRESDTTGDTH, from the coding sequence GTGCCCATCGAGGCTGTCATTCTGGCCATCGGCCTCCTGCTGGCCGCGCTGTGTCTATGGGGCGGCTTCCGGGCCGCACGCAAACGCCGGCTGATCGCCGACCTGCCAACCAGCCGCACCTCCGGTGTCTTCATCGGGCTGGTGGAACTCAAGGGCACGGTGGAGTCCGAGCAGCCGCTGGTCAGTTTCCTCGCTGAGGCGCCGTGCGTGTGGTACACCTGGAGCATCGAGGAGCATTGGTCGCGGACCGTCACCGAGCAGTACACCGATAGCCAGGGCAAACGACAGACGCGCACGCGTCACGAAAGCGGCTGGAAGCGCGTCGCCGACGGCCACGAGCAGAGTCTCTTCTACCTGCGCGACGATGACGGGGTAATCCGAATCAACCCCGCGGGGGCGAAGGTCGAGCCGCTGGAAGTTTTCAATGCGACCTGCGGCCGAGGCGATCCGCTGTACTACGGCAAGGGCCCCTCTGCGGCGGTTTCTGATTCGGACCACCGACGGCGCTTCGTCGAGCAGGCGCTGCCGCTGCATGCGCCCCTTTACGTGGTCGGTCGCGCCCGCGAGCGCAGTGACATCGTCGCGCCGGAAATCGCGCAGGCTGCACGCACGCCGCTGTACCTGATCTCGACGCGCAGCGAAGCCAAGGTCGCCGGTGGCCTCGCCTGGCAGTTCTGGCTGCTGGGGATCCTCGGGCTCATTCCGGCGGCCGGTGGCTGGCTGCTGGCCGGGCGCGCCGCTCACGGCGTGCCGGCCGGGCCTGTAGCGCTGGGCCTCGCCGTCGGCGGCGGCTATGTGGGCCTGTGGCTGCTGAGCTGGCTGTGGATGGCGTACAACAGTCTCGTCGGCCTGCGGCAGCGCGTGCGCCAGGCGTGGTCCAATGTCGACATTCAACTCAAGCGGCGCAACGACCTGATTCCGAATCTCGTGCGTGTCGTCGAGGGCCTGCGCGACTACGAGCGTACCGTGCAGACCGAACTCGCCGCCCTGCGCAGCCAGCTCGCCGCAACGGCCCCCGGCCAACCCGGTCCCGACCCTGCCGGCTGCGCGGTCCGACTGCGCACGATTGTCGAGTGCTATCCCGAATTGAATGGCGATGAAGCATTCCTCAGCCTGCAACGCAGCGTCGTCGAGACGGAGCAGCGTATTTCCTTGGCGCGCGGCTACTTCAACGAGGTCGCAACGTTCTACAACACGCGACTGCAGACCGTGCCCGACCGCTGCGTAGCCGCCCTCGCCGGTCTGCGTCCCCAGCCCCTGATCGCGGCCAGCGACTTCGAACGCGCCGTGCCGGCCGTCAATCTGGCGCCGGTCATGACGGCGCAGCGCGAATCCGACACCACGGGCGACACCCACTGA